DNA sequence from the Candidatus Woesearchaeota archaeon genome:
TTTGTTGCAGTTTGTTATAATTCTGGACAGTGGTATTATGATGATAATAATGGGTGTAATGAAGCATTTACTCCTATTTCTTCAGATGTACTTGTAGCAAATTTGACTTGGGGTATTGGAAGTGTTAGTGAGAATATTGCCGATAGGTCAGGGAGTAGCGAAGTGATTTTCAAATCGATTAATACTACTAAAGATATTACAAGTATTACAAATATTACCTGGGATGAGTATAATTCTGGAAGTAATAAATTAGAAGTTAATTTGAGTTTTGATTATGGAATGAGTTGGTATAATATGAGTAATGGATTAGCGTTTAGTAATTTTACTGGAAATAATTCTATGATTGTGAAATTAATTGTTAGTAGTGATGGACTATCAAGTGTAAGTTTGGATAATTTGAACATTAGCTGGATTTCAGATAATGCGCAAGTTCCAATTATTAATTTGACTTCACCTTTAAACTCAACAAATATTTTAGGAAATGGAACTATTGAATTAGGATTTAATATTACAGATAATGAATATAATCTATCTTGTAATTTATATTTGAATGATTTATTGAATAGAAGTTTTGGATGTAATAATACAATTAATTATTATAATCTAACACTTCCTCGTGGAAATTATAATTGGATTGTTGAAGTTTTAGATAATGAGAATAATACAATTAATTCCTCTAAGCATTATTTTAATTTGATTAATGAATATGATTTAAGAATTCGAAAGGAAATTATTTTTGAGAATAATGACCAGTATAAAATAATTCAAAATGTTAGCTCTATTTTGAGTGAGATTCCTAATTATAATATTATTGATTTTGTTGATAATAGTTTTAATTATGGGTCTTTTGGAACGCTTTATGATTGGGAAAATATAACTTCAGGCTTAAGTTACAATGGAACTGTTCTTGGTTGGGAATTGAATTTAGAATTTAATAATACATATTCAGTTGTCGGAGTTGATGATTATTATCTTGGAAATTATTTTGTTGTAGGGGTTGACTAAAATGATAAACATAAATGTGCAAAGGACTTTGAAGTTTTGGATGATGATTCTAGTGCTTAGTATGTTTAGTATTCAGTTTGTACATAGTGCAAATAATTGGTGGAATGATGATTTTGAGTATAGAAAAGAGATTAATGCAACAAATAATGGATTTTCTGTATTGTCTGATTTCCCAGTTTATTTTAATATTAGTTATGAGACTAATATGCAAGCAGATTATGATGATTTAAGATTTATTAACGGAGATTGTAGCTCGCCACAGAGTAGTCAGTTAGAGTATGAAGTTGAATTGTATAATGCTTCTTTTGCAAGTGTTTGGGTTAAGATTCCTAATTTTTCTCTTGGTAATAATAGTGTTTGTATGTATTATGGTAATTCAACTGTTCTTAGCGCTGCTAATCCTACTTCAGTTTGGAATACTAATTATGGAATTGTTTATCATATGGATTCAACTGGACAAGATTCTACTTCAAATAATAGAGATAGAGTTGCAGATGTTGGAGCGCCTACTGTTAATAATACATTCTTGGGTCATGGTTTAACTTTTGATGGAAATGATGCATGGTCACTTACAAATATTGCTTATTGGGAAATTGAGTGGATGGATAGGGTTCATGAGATTGTGTTTGAGACTAGTAGTGATGTTACAACAAGACAGACTCTTTTTGCAGAAGGAGGAGGCACTAATGGAATTTTGATGTACATTGTTGGAGGAGAGTTGTATGCAAGATGGTGGTCTGAGAGTTCTCCTAGTTGGGCTGGTAATCATCTTAATGTGTCTGTTGCTGCTAATACTAAATATTATGCTACAATGTATCTTTCTGAGAGTGGAAATTATTCGCTTTATTTGGATGGAGTACTTATTACTACACTTGCTTCACCAGATCATATGGATGCACATAGTGGTGATGGAGGTATTGCTTATACTGGAGCAAATAATAAAGATTATCATGATGGTAATTTTGGTCCTGGGATTTATTTTACTGGAAATATTTATGAGATGAGAACCCAAGATTCATATTTAGATGATAATTGGTTTTCACAAACTTCTAATAATATTTTAGATCATAGCGCGGTTACATTTTATGGTTCTGAACAAAAATATTATCCAAATATTAGTATTAGTATTACTTCACCTTCAACTGCTGCAATTATTGCTATTTTACAAAATTATACTCAAGAGATTAATGTTACTGTTTCATGTGAGGGGAAGAGTTCAACTTCTTGTGGGAATTTGAGTTTGCATTCAATGTATAATTCATCTAGTTTGTTTAACGATATTTCAACTGTTAGTGGAACTACTCCTATTTGGAGTTCTTCTTCTCAGCCACAGTATTGTCTTTTATTTAGTGGAGAGAGTTGTAGTGTTTCATGGATTGTTAATATGACTGGAGATATTGGAGAGAAGTATTTGGTTAATGTTTTAGCAAATTCAAATATTAGTGCATATGATAATATTACTAGTGATAATTTAACTATTAAAATTGTTGAAGGAAATGTAGTATCATTTAATGTAACTAGTTATACTTTTGCTCCTTTTAATAAACAAAGTGGAAATAGAAGTGTTGTTTTAGATGTTGTTTCAAGTATTGGGAATAATTCTAATATTATTGTAGCTTGTGAGAGTGGAAATTGTTCTACTATTACTAGTAATTGGACTAATGGAATTAATTTGAGTGATAGTAGTACTAAAAATATTGAATTTGAATGTTCTGATTCTGATTCGGGTTCTTATAGCGCTGTATTTAATGTGACTTCTGATGAGTATACTGATAAGACTCTTATTAAAATTGATTGTGAAATTAATAGAGTTTATGGACCAATTCAGATTAATCTTGACTTACCTACTCCTTATAGTATTAAACAGATTGGACAGAATCAAACTTTCACTATTAAAGCTACGATGGATTGTGTTGGAACTTGCTCAAATGTTAGTGCTTATGCAGTTTATAATTTGACTAAGAATCCATTTGGTGATTCAAGTGATGGAGAATTAAATGTTACTGCTGCAAATACTGTTGTTAATTCATACACTTATTTGGCTGGCAATGAGTTGTCTGGAGATGCAACTATTACTGTTAATGATGGGACTGATTTTAGTATTGGTGATGAGGTTTTAATTATTCAAATGCAAAATGGTTCTGGTATTGGTAGTTCAGGTTATTATGAGTTTGTAAGTATTTCAAATAAAGTTGGGAATGTTTTAACTCTTGATTCAGGTCTTAAAAATGATTTTGGTTCAGGTACTTTTAATGTTACTTCTGCTTCAGCTACTCAAGTTGTTAGAGTTCCTCAATATAGTAGAGTTGATGTTAATTTAGGGGCTTCAATTACTGCTCCTGCTTGGAATGGAGAATCTGGAGGAGTTGTTGTATTTAGAGCTTCTAATTATGTCAAAACTCTAGGTTATATTAATGTTTCAGAGAAAGGTTTTAGAGGAGGAGATTGTAATAATTGTGGAGATAGCGCTTGGGGAGATCAAGGTGAGGGATATTTAGGATTGGGAACTAATTCATTGAGTGCTAATGGAAATGGAGGTGGTGGAGGTTATGGTCCAACTGGACTTGGTGGTGAGCCTGGCGCAGGAGGAGGACATGCAGGAGTAGGTGGAGATGGATTAGGACAATTTGGAACAGATGCTAGTGGTGGAACAAGTATCGGTTTAGTTGATTTATCTAAATTATTTTGTGGTGGAGGAGCTGGAGGAGGAGGAGATAATGATGGCCTTGCGATCTTCCCAGAATATATTGATGGAGGAGGAATCGTTATTGTTTACTCTCAAGAAATTATTGATGCAAGAGTTTTATCGAAAGGTGAGGAAGGAGAAATTAGTCAGAATAATGGAG
Encoded proteins:
- a CDS encoding DUF2341 domain-containing protein, which encodes MININVQRTLKFWMMILVLSMFSIQFVHSANNWWNDDFEYRKEINATNNGFSVLSDFPVYFNISYETNMQADYDDLRFINGDCSSPQSSQLEYEVELYNASFASVWVKIPNFSLGNNSVCMYYGNSTVLSAANPTSVWNTNYGIVYHMDSTGQDSTSNNRDRVADVGAPTVNNTFLGHGLTFDGNDAWSLTNIAYWEIEWMDRVHEIVFETSSDVTTRQTLFAEGGGTNGILMYIVGGELYARWWSESSPSWAGNHLNVSVAANTKYYATMYLSESGNYSLYLDGVLITTLASPDHMDAHSGDGGIAYTGANNKDYHDGNFGPGIYFTGNIYEMRTQDSYLDDNWFSQTSNNILDHSAVTFYGSEQKYYPNISISITSPSTAAIIAILQNYTQEINVTVSCEGKSSTSCGNLSLHSMYNSSSLFNDISTVSGTTPIWSSSSQPQYCLLFSGESCSVSWIVNMTGDIGEKYLVNVLANSNISAYDNITSDNLTIKIVEGNVVSFNVTSYTFAPFNKQSGNRSVVLDVVSSIGNNSNIIVACESGNCSTITSNWTNGINLSDSSTKNIEFECSDSDSGSYSAVFNVTSDEYTDKTLIKIDCEINRVYGPIQINLDLPTPYSIKQIGQNQTFTIKATMDCVGTCSNVSAYAVYNLTKNPFGDSSDGELNVTAANTVVNSYTYLAGNELSGDATITVNDGTDFSIGDEVLIIQMQNGSGIGSSGYYEFVSISNKVGNVLTLDSGLKNDFGSGTFNVTSASATQVVRVPQYSRVDVNLGASITAPAWNGESGGVVVFRASNYVKTLGYINVSEKGFRGGDCNNCGDSAWGDQGEGYLGLGTNSLSANGNGGGGGYGPTGLGGEPGAGGGHAGVGGDGLGQFGTDASGGTSIGLVDLSKLFCGGGAGGGGDNDGLAIFPEYIDGGGIVIVYSQEIIDARVLSKGEEGEISQNNGGTSGAGAGGTIWLVAHTLSMSDVNAKGGASVIGYGSDTGGAGGDGRIRLDYNTKVGASTPASGFDGTFLDLINAISTASGIMPLWTSSSNLQSCVPSEDGSCIFNWNVNASGSIGTQVNVSVFVLSNLTSRISTNLSQYATINITNNTIPTITLISPINASKFIGNGTIEFSFRVDDDDSTFNCSFYLNDVFNRNVSCDSGVDTFINLTLAPGVYNWTINVVDSLSNDVNSTTNHFIFIKDYFAKIRKSIRSINTDLYMVELVTNNSATNSSLYHTELEFVDSSFAYGSFNTLYNWTNSTSGIYNGDILGWDYVVIDVSNGFEINYSVVGVDDYYLRENYRIFLE